The Paenibacillus spongiae nucleotide sequence GTCGCCGCTTCCTGCAGCTTGTCATCGACCAGCCAGACGGCAGGCTCCAGCCCAATTCGCCTCAGCTCGCGCTCGAGAGCTTCGTGCCCCTTGGCAACGTTCTCCTCGCGCTTTTCTTTTTTGAACCATTGTTTGATTTTGCTGCGAGCATGCGAGGACTGGGCAACCTTAATCCAGTCCTGACTGGGTCCGTATGAATGCTTGGAAGTCAAGATCTCGACGATATCGCCTGTCTTAAGCTTGTGGTCAAGCGGCACGATACGGCCGTTCACCTTGGCCCCGATCGTCCGGTTGCCAATCTCGGTATGCACCCGGTAAGCATAATCGAGCGGTACCGAGCCGGCAGGCAGCTCGAATACTTCCCCTTTGGGGGAGAACACGAATACGAGATCGGAGAAGAAATCCATCTTCAGCGATTCGACAAACTCCGATGCGTCGCGAGCCTCGTGCTGAAGCTCGATAATCTCGCGGAATAGCGTCATCTTGTCTTCGAAATTATCGCCGGGGATGACGGCGCCTTCTTTATAAGCCCAATGCGCAGCAATCCCGTATTCGCTCGTACGATGCATGTCCCACGTTCGAATCTGCACTTCGGTCGGTTCGCCTGTCGGACCTATGACGGTCGTGTGGAGCGATTGATACATGTTCGCCTTCGGCATGGCGATATAATCTTTGAACCTTCCCGGCATGGGCTTCCACAGCGTGTGAATGATGCCGAGCGTTGCATAGCAGTCTTTAATATTGTCGACAATGATCCGAATGGCAAGCAGGTCATAAATTTCATTGAACTGTTTATTCCGTGCGGTCATTTTCTTGTAAATGCTGTAGATATGCTTCGGACGTCCCGAAATATCGCCCTGGATTCCCATTTCTTCCAGCTTCTCGGTTATTTTCTTGATGACATCCGCAATATATTGTTCGCGTTCGGCGCGTTTCTTCTTCATCAGGTTCGCAATCCGGTAGTACTGCTGCGGATTCAAATAGCGGATCGCAATATCTTCCATCTCCCATTTGATGGCCGATATCCCTAACCGGTGCGCGATCGGGCAAAAAATTTCTAACGTTTCGTACGCAATTCTGCGCTGCGCTTCCTCGGATTGGTATTTCAAGGTCCGCATATTGTGCAGCCTGTCCGCCAGCTTTATGAGAATGACGCGTATGTCCTGCGCCATAGCGACAAACATCTTGCGATAGTTTTCGTTCTGCTGCTCTTCCTTGGATCGGAACTGGATCTTCTCAAGCTTGGTCAGTCCGTCCACCAGCATGGCAACCGTCTCACCGAAGCGCGAGCGAACCTCGACAAGCGGTACTGTCGTATCCTCGACAACGTCATGCAGCAGAGCCGCAATAATTGACAACACGTCCATCTGCATATTGACGAGCACTTCCGCTACCGCGACGGGATGCAGAATATAGGGCTCGCCCGACTTGCGGACCTGTCCATGATGGGCATGCTCCGCAAACGCATAGGCCTCTTTGATGAGACTGATGTCTTGTTCCTTCAGGTAGGTAGATGCCTTTTCGAGTAACTGCTCAATGCCCATGAAACGTCCCTTTCCGACTGCTATTTCTACTATTATGCCTCCTTGGACGCCGTGGCGTCAACTATTCCGGACCAGCTGGCGCCAAGGGAACGCAATCGTGCAAAATCAGCGTTGTATCAACGACCTCCTCCAAAATAAAAAAAACGGCAACCATCGGTAATATAGCCGATTATTGCCGCCTCGATATGCTATTTATCTTAATACTTGATTAACGAGAAAACGTCGATCCCTTCCAGCTTGCTGCGTCCGTCTAAATAACCCAGCTCGATTAAGAACGCAGATCCGACTACTTCGCCGCCGAGCTGGCGGATCAGGTCGATCGTCGTTGCAATCGTACCTCCGGTAGCGAGCAAATCGTCCGCGATCAGAACACGCTGCCCCGGTTTGATGGCATCCTTATGCACGGCAAGCTTATCCTTGCCATATTCCAGCGCATAGCTGGCTTCTACAACTTCCCCGGGCAGCTTGCCGCTCTTGCGGATCGGCACGAAGCCTACCCCGAGCGATACGGCGAGCGGTGCGCCGATAATAAATCCACGCGCCTCCGGACCTGCGATCAGATCGATCTTCATGTCAGCCACCTCGCTGCGGATAGCCTCAATCGCCGCGCGGTATACCTCCCCGTTATTGATTAGCGTCGTAATATCCTTGAAACGGATCCCCGGCTGTGGAAAGTCCGGAATAACCCGGATATAGTCTTTGAAATTCATGAAACGGCAGCTCCTTCTTCTACATGAGATATCGATAATTGTTGTTGTTCCCTAATCCATTGCGCGAATGATTCAGATTCCGCGAATAGAATGCGTTCCGCTTCTGCCGCCCTCATTCCGCTGCGGTATGAAGCGGAATGAGTCAGCTCTCGCTTCTGAGGCGATGCGGCTAGGCTGAGCGAGCCCCCGTCTGTCGTCGTAAACTCCAGCTCGGCGAATACGTTCAGCATGAACGCGATCTTATTTGCCGGCCAGCCCATCATCGTGGCCAGACGTTCGTCGCTGCCCTGCATCGCCAATGGGCTTACGCGACGAAGTGTCTGGTACAATTGCGCAAATTGCTCTCGGCCGGGAAAATCCGCAGTCAATGTCGGTTCCGCTGAACGCAAGCTGTCCTTGGCTGCACCGGAAGCGCCCGGCTTTTGCATCGAAGGCCAAGAAGCCTGATTATATACGGCATATACTCTTTCAAGCGCATGGCACCGTCGAATAATGGCGCTAAGCTTGTCGGCAGAAGGAGGCCTCCCCAGCAGCAGCAGGGACTCCCATTCCCATCCTTCAGCCGAATCGAATTCTTCGTAAGTACGGACTGTCATCCCGGACGGTACCGAGGATTCGTGACGCAGGGCATCGCGCCAAGCCACATGCGGTACAACGATGACTGCCTTGTGGAAGGAGTCCTCCGAGAGCAGCTTATGCAAGCTTTGCAAGGATGAAGC carries:
- a CDS encoding RelA/SpoT family protein; translated protein: MGIEQLLEKASTYLKEQDISLIKEAYAFAEHAHHGQVRKSGEPYILHPVAVAEVLVNMQMDVLSIIAALLHDVVEDTTVPLVEVRSRFGETVAMLVDGLTKLEKIQFRSKEEQQNENYRKMFVAMAQDIRVILIKLADRLHNMRTLKYQSEEAQRRIAYETLEIFCPIAHRLGISAIKWEMEDIAIRYLNPQQYYRIANLMKKKRAEREQYIADVIKKITEKLEEMGIQGDISGRPKHIYSIYKKMTARNKQFNEIYDLLAIRIIVDNIKDCYATLGIIHTLWKPMPGRFKDYIAMPKANMYQSLHTTVIGPTGEPTEVQIRTWDMHRTSEYGIAAHWAYKEGAVIPGDNFEDKMTLFREIIELQHEARDASEFVESLKMDFFSDLVFVFSPKGEVFELPAGSVPLDYAYRVHTEIGNRTIGAKVNGRIVPLDHKLKTGDIVEILTSKHSYGPSQDWIKVAQSSHARSKIKQWFKKEKREENVAKGHEALERELRRIGLEPAVWLVDDKLQEAATKFTFNDIEDMLSAIGFGGITAAQIVNKMTEKMRREAEEANQIELTKEMKEVKSTPANRKPRPSHGVTVKGVDNLLVRFARCCNPVPGDEIIGYITRGRGVSVHRLDCQNIPAADEGDEAARVIDVEWEESVEANYSVDIEITGHNRDNLLHEVLQAVSESKTNISAVSGRSDKNKLATIHMTILIRNIDHLQSVVEKVKRVKDVYTVQRIMQ
- a CDS encoding adenine phosphoribosyltransferase, with protein sequence MNFKDYIRVIPDFPQPGIRFKDITTLINNGEVYRAAIEAIRSEVADMKIDLIAGPEARGFIIGAPLAVSLGVGFVPIRKSGKLPGEVVEASYALEYGKDKLAVHKDAIKPGQRVLIADDLLATGGTIATTIDLIRQLGGEVVGSAFLIELGYLDGRSKLEGIDVFSLIKY